The proteins below are encoded in one region of Lactuca sativa cultivar Salinas chromosome 3, Lsat_Salinas_v11, whole genome shotgun sequence:
- the LOC128132787 gene encoding protein FAR-RED IMPAIRED RESPONSE 1-like codes for MYVTYNEKVEKKISYDLFTNTDFRNRFSKLVWDINMKPDVFEVKWGLLMKEFNLEDTRWFKDMFTIRDSWIPGYFSDVPMCGLMKTTSRSESMNSSFNTYSESGNLLLNFMMNYDTAIQKKRNTQRELDKASKKTSYKMQTPREIELQASKVEIKDEEKEINCSCEHFKRIGVLCRHAFTIMMRCGVKEIPERYILKTWRKDVISRNYRFSSVQSDSSDCENVKVVNDSYYSFESCLHIVRDDKKRLVLFAEKQQMLLKEFESDYISSGLKRKTDGEVVCKLLGVTIPIPEEINIHVPEVQSNKGSGIKKRIPSAGEVAYKNSKKEHRMCSGCGKRVPHNLRTSPERVEAAKSAKDS; via the exons ATGTATGTGACATAtaatgaaaaagttgaaaaaaag ATATCATATGATTTATTTACAAACACAGACTTTAGAAACAGGTTTTCGAAGCTTGTTTGGGACATTAATATGAAACCTGATGTTTTTGAGGTGAAGTGGGGTTTGCTTATGAAGGAATTCAATCTTGAAGACACAAGATGGTTTAAAGACATGTTTACAATACGTGATTCATGGATACCTGGATATTTTAGTGATGTTCCAATGTGTGGTTTGATGAAGACTACATCGAGGTCAGAGAGTATGAATTCATCCTTTAATACATATTCAGAAAGTGGGAACTTACTTTTGAATTTCATGATGAATTACGACACTGCCATTCAAAAGAAAAGGAATACTCAACGAGAGCTTGATAAGGCATCAAAGAAAACATCATATAAAATGCAAACACCTCGAGAAATAGAACTGCAAGCATCAAAG GTTGAAATAAAAGATGAAGAGAAAGAAATAAATTGTAGTTGTGAACATTTTAAGCGTATAGGTGTTTTATGCAGACATGCTTTTACAATAATGATGAGATGTGGTGTTAAAGAAATTCCTGAAAGGTACATTTTGAAGACATGGAGAAAGGATGTGATATCAAGAAATTATCGTTTTAGTTCTGTTCAATCCGATTCAAGTGATTGTGAGAATGTAAAGGTAGTCAATGATTCATATTATAGTTTTGAATCATGTTTGCATATTGTAAGAGATGACAAAAAGAGATTGGTTTTGTTTGCTGAGAAACAACAAATGTTGTTGAAGGAATTTGAGAGTGATTATATTTCTTCTGGATTGAAAAGAAAGACAGATGGTGAAGTCGTATGCAAGCTTTTGGGTGTTACTATTCCTATTCCAGAAGAGATTAATATTCATGTTCCTGAAGTTCAAAGCAATAAAGGTTCTGGAATCAAGAAAAGAATTCCAAGTGCAGGTGAAGTAGCatataaaaattctaaaaaagaACATAGAATGTGTTCAGGATGTGGAAAACGAGTTCCACACAATTTACGTACTAGTCCAGAAAGAGTTGAAGCTGCTAAATCCGCAAAAGACAGTTAg
- the LOC122197126 gene encoding anamorsin homolog, translated as MTPLKLFSAPLYHQYYNPPRSKSPIIGSIVICLFRVFPEETGDPILSERSELFDDDKSNLSTLILLSTESQLSDDTKFLLYGLLSNSKWFSDIVVLEIVEAQSFGVSLFESIKAKKPTWKIGSLLSLKKLVKSLPKVQIVNDMDLIDEDNLLSEEDLKKPQLPPVGDCEVGSPRKACKNCSCGCAKEEEKVQKLGVTMDQLENPKSAYGSVSQLPLVYCIFALPLI; from the exons ATGACGCCTTTGAAGCTATTTTCTGCACCTCTATATCATCAGTATTACAACCCTCCTAGGTCAAAATCACCGATTATTGGATCGATTGTGATTTGTCTTTTTAGGGTTTTTCCAGAAGAGACCGGAGATCCTATATTATCAGAAAGATCGGAGCTTTTTGATGATGATAAATCGAACCTATCCACACTCATTCTGCTATCTACTGAA TCACAGTTGAGTGATGATACTAAATTCTTGTTGTATGGATTACTTTCCAATTCAAAGT GGTTTTCAGATATAGTGGTGCTTGAGATTGTAGAAGCACAATCTTTTGGGGTAAGTTTGTTCGAATCT ATTAAGGCTAAGAAACCTACTTGGAAGATTGGTTCTTTGTTATCTCTTAAGAAGCTAGTGAAAAGCTTACCTAAAGTCCAGATTGTTAATGACATGGATCTTATTGATGAGGACAACTTGTTATCTGAAGAGGACTTGAAGAAACCTCAGCTCCCACCTG TTGGTGATTGTGAAGTTGGAAGCCCAAGAAAAGCTTGCAAAAATTGCTCATGTGGATGTGCTAAAGAAGAGGAGAAAGTGCAAAAGCTGGGAGTGACTATGGACCAGTTGGAGAACCCCAAGTCAGCCTATGGCAGTGTAAGTCAACTCCCTCTTGTTTATTGCATATTTGCATTACCACTTATTTAA